A window of the Candidatus Omnitrophota bacterium genome harbors these coding sequences:
- a CDS encoding aminotransferase class IV: SDLLNYLNNIMAKIEATESGREEAIMLDAKGYVTECTGDNIFIIKDSVVYTPPLSVGILKGITRDAVIEIARAKKISLKERNFRREKIYAADECFLTGTAAELIPVVRVDAKKIASGKPGPMTLLFSEEFHKMARVDGVRY, translated from the coding sequence TCCGATCTTCTTAATTATTTAAACAACATAATGGCAAAGATTGAGGCTACCGAAAGCGGCCGTGAAGAAGCGATCATGCTTGACGCCAAAGGGTATGTAACAGAGTGCACCGGAGATAATATTTTTATCATAAAGGATTCCGTTGTCTATACACCGCCGCTTTCAGTAGGTATCCTTAAGGGTATTACCCGCGACGCGGTTATAGAGATAGCAAGGGCCAAAAAGATCAGCCTTAAAGAGCGCAACTTCAGGCGCGAAAAAATATACGCGGCTGATGAATGTTTCTTGACAGGAACTGCGGCAGAGCTTATACCTGTAGTCAGGGTAGATGCTAAAAAAATAGCCTCCGGAAAACCCGGGCCAATGACATTATTATTTTCGGAAGAATTTCATAAGATGGCCAGAGTGGACGGGGTCAGATACTAA
- a CDS encoding PDZ domain-containing protein: MKMTIVKFCLLLCFQSASLACLSSGSSALADTVYQNDGSEIKGIVVENYATHIILSTFEGEKRIDKALIKDILYDTIEQNLSKLGDYHQERGNFSKAYSYYKRAHDANPAFKEAREKFIFMRSTLLRNPEKKFKNDMERKKDLFMKSGRAYTPSEKTSAVSPRERLRSSIGITLHDSDYAPRIGSVDPLSPADKSGIREADIIYSIWGKMVGYLETDSVIDLLIGGPSSEISLVIKRAITISRRKGHGDMQADCGISFGMEEEGLVVQAVRPGSDAAVNGLTARDLIVAINEEPTRYMPVNTAVSKVKSFYMSDRLRLDILREVSLWRKDS, translated from the coding sequence ATGAAAATGACGATCGTGAAATTTTGCCTGTTACTTTGCTTTCAATCCGCCAGCCTTGCCTGTTTGTCATCTGGCAGTTCCGCCCTTGCGGACACGGTTTATCAAAATGACGGCAGTGAAATAAAAGGTATAGTAGTTGAAAATTATGCTACTCATATTATATTGAGTACTTTTGAAGGCGAAAAAAGAATAGACAAGGCCCTCATAAAAGACATCTTATACGATACAATAGAACAGAACCTGTCTAAGCTTGGAGACTATCATCAGGAAAGAGGTAATTTTTCAAAGGCCTATTCATATTACAAAAGGGCGCATGATGCCAACCCTGCTTTTAAAGAGGCCAGGGAAAAATTTATATTCATGCGCTCCACTCTGTTAAGGAACCCGGAAAAAAAATTTAAAAACGATATGGAGCGCAAGAAAGACCTTTTTATGAAATCGGGCAGGGCCTATACTCCGTCGGAAAAAACCAGCGCGGTTTCTCCCCGGGAAAGGCTAAGGTCAAGCATAGGCATAACACTGCATGATAGCGATTACGCGCCCAGAATAGGTTCTGTTGACCCCCTGTCGCCTGCTGATAAGTCCGGGATAAGAGAAGCGGATATTATTTATTCAATATGGGGCAAGATGGTAGGTTATCTTGAAACCGATTCGGTTATTGACTTGCTGATAGGCGGCCCGTCTTCTGAAATATCGTTGGTGATAAAACGCGCGATAACCATATCAAGGCGCAAGGGGCACGGCGACATGCAGGCCGACTGCGGTATATCCTTTGGCATGGAAGAAGAAGGCCTTGTCGTCCAAGCGGTCAGGCCCGGTTCGGACGCGGCTGTAAACGGCTTGACGGCGCGGGATCTGATTGTAGCTATTAATGAAGAACCTACCCGTTATATGCCTGTTAATACTGCTGTTTCCAAGGTGAAGAGTTTTTATATGTCTGATAGACTGCGGCTTGATATATTACGGGAAGTTTCATTATGGAGAAAGGATAGCTGA
- a CDS encoding ATP-dependent Clp protease ATP-binding subunit: MFNRFTERARKVIILAKEEAKRFNHNHIGTEHILLGLIKEGEGVASAVLQNLGLSLDMIRLEVEKLVHAGPATVVSGDIPFTPKAKKVIELAMDEARHLGHNYIGTEHLLLGLIRESEGVASQVLLNLGLDLARVRNEIMVLLGSVTPGQAPSISPEKSKTPALDAFGRDLTVFAKEGKLDPVVGRKDEIERVIQILSRRTKNNPVLLGEAGVGKTAIVEGLAQKIINGDVPEILKGKRVITLDLALMVAGTKYRGQFEERIKAVMDEIKRSENIIVFIDELHTLVGAGGAEGAIDASNILKPALSRGEIQCVGATTLDEYRKFIEKDAALERRFQTIMVDPPNVAETIDILKGLRERYESHHKIKITDEALSAAAKMSDRYIPDRYLPDKAIDLIDEAGSKARLSVMTAPPSLKKLEDDIEQARQEKESAVRAQDFEKAAKCRDLERTTKIELEKQRNLWKEKRTEHVPSIGEDEIAYIVSKWTGIPLIRLEQGESERLLKMEQELHKKVVGQDEAIKSIAHAVRRSRAGIKDPKRPIGSFIFLGPTGVGKTLLAKVLADFMFGDEDAVIQVDMSEYMEKFNISRLVGAPPGYVGYEEGGQLTEKVRRRPYSVVLLDEIEKAHPDVFNMLLQIFEEGRLTDSFGRKVDFKNTILIMTSNIGADLWKKQGALGFKPKDEGVTYRNIKSQLMDEVKKSFKPEFLNRVDDIIIFHPLLKEHLQEILEIETAQVVKRLSEHDIDIELTPDAKAFLIEKGFDAVYGARPLKRIIQSYLEDPLAEEIIRGGLKSTKKIKVGFSRDHLVFDMP, encoded by the coding sequence ATGTTTAACAGGTTTACTGAAAGGGCGAGAAAAGTCATAATACTTGCAAAGGAAGAGGCAAAACGTTTTAATCACAATCATATAGGCACCGAACATATACTGCTCGGGCTTATAAAAGAGGGTGAAGGGGTTGCCTCGGCTGTTTTACAAAATCTAGGGCTTTCTCTTGATATGATCAGGCTGGAAGTTGAAAAGCTTGTTCACGCCGGACCCGCTACGGTCGTATCGGGGGATATTCCGTTTACCCCAAAGGCCAAGAAAGTCATTGAGCTTGCCATGGATGAGGCAAGGCATTTAGGGCATAATTATATAGGGACAGAGCATCTTTTGCTTGGCCTTATCAGGGAGTCGGAGGGTGTTGCCTCACAGGTGCTTTTAAACCTGGGTCTTGACCTGGCCAGGGTAAGAAACGAGATAATGGTATTGCTTGGTTCAGTAACTCCAGGTCAGGCTCCGAGCATAAGCCCTGAAAAAAGTAAGACACCCGCTTTGGATGCTTTCGGTAGAGACCTTACCGTTTTTGCCAAGGAAGGCAAACTTGATCCCGTGGTCGGCAGAAAAGACGAGATTGAAAGGGTTATACAGATATTGAGCAGGCGGACTAAGAATAATCCTGTTTTGCTTGGAGAGGCTGGTGTTGGAAAAACGGCAATTGTTGAAGGCCTTGCCCAGAAGATCATTAACGGAGATGTCCCGGAGATATTGAAAGGGAAAAGGGTCATTACTCTTGACCTCGCCCTTATGGTAGCTGGAACGAAATACCGCGGCCAGTTTGAGGAAAGGATCAAAGCCGTTATGGACGAGATCAAACGTTCAGAGAATATAATAGTGTTTATTGACGAATTGCATACCCTGGTGGGTGCCGGCGGCGCCGAAGGCGCCATAGACGCTTCTAACATATTAAAGCCTGCCTTATCGCGCGGGGAAATACAATGTGTCGGGGCTACTACTCTGGATGAATATAGGAAATTTATAGAAAAAGACGCCGCGCTTGAAAGACGCTTTCAGACAATTATGGTGGATCCGCCTAATGTGGCAGAGACCATAGACATACTCAAAGGGTTGAGAGAAAGATATGAATCCCATCATAAAATAAAGATCACTGATGAGGCTTTGAGCGCCGCGGCAAAGATGTCAGACAGGTATATACCCGACAGATATCTGCCTGATAAGGCTATAGACCTTATTGATGAGGCAGGCTCAAAGGCGCGTTTAAGTGTAATGACAGCCCCGCCAAGCCTTAAAAAGCTTGAGGACGATATTGAACAGGCCCGCCAGGAAAAAGAATCGGCTGTCAGGGCGCAGGATTTTGAAAAAGCGGCAAAATGCAGGGATCTTGAGCGGACAACAAAAATAGAGCTTGAGAAACAGCGCAATCTCTGGAAAGAAAAGAGGACAGAGCATGTCCCCAGCATAGGCGAAGATGAGATCGCTTATATTGTTTCCAAATGGACCGGTATACCGCTTATAAGGCTTGAGCAGGGCGAGTCGGAGCGCCTGCTTAAGATGGAACAGGAGCTGCATAAGAAGGTGGTCGGCCAGGATGAGGCTATAAAATCCATCGCGCATGCCGTAAGGCGTTCCAGGGCAGGCATAAAAGACCCGAAGAGGCCGATAGGTTCATTTATATTTCTTGGGCCTACGGGTGTCGGCAAAACATTGCTGGCAAAGGTATTGGCGGACTTTATGTTCGGAGATGAAGATGCCGTAATACAGGTAGATATGTCCGAATATATGGAAAAATTTAACATATCAAGGCTTGTAGGGGCCCCTCCCGGTTATGTTGGTTATGAAGAAGGGGGCCAGCTCACGGAGAAGGTCAGAAGAAGGCCTTATTCGGTCGTTTTGCTTGATGAGATAGAGAAAGCGCATCCGGATGTCTTTAACATGCTTCTTCAGATATTTGAAGAGGGCAGATTGACGGATAGTTTCGGCAGAAAGGTTGATTTCAAAAACACCATACTTATTATGACATCCAATATTGGCGCCGACCTCTGGAAAAAGCAGGGCGCGTTAGGGTTTAAGCCAAAAGACGAGGGTGTAACGTATAGAAATATCAAGAGCCAGCTTATGGACGAAGTCAAGAAGTCATTCAAACCCGAATTTCTCAACAGGGTTGATGACATAATTATTTTTCACCCGCTTCTTAAGGAGCATCTCCAGGAAATACTTGAGATTGAAACAGCGCAGGTGGTCAAGCGCTTGTCGGAGCATGATATTGATATAGAGCTAACGCCTGATGCCAAGGCATTTTTAATAGAAAAAGGTTTTGATGCCGTATACGGTGCCAGGCCGCTCAAAAGGATTATACAGTCTTATCTTGAAGACCCCCTCGCAGAAGAGATAATAAGAGGCGGCCTTAAGTCCACTAAAAAGATCAAGGTCGGTTTCTCAAGGGACCATCTTGTTTTTGATATGCCCTGA
- a CDS encoding UvrB/UvrC motif-containing protein yields MLCDICKKNEATVHLTEVVNENITELHICEQCARAKGASMYQHFGIAELLSGLVDMPDDMVSKKSHINIKCPACNMSYDNFKKIGRFGCARCYETFSRALFPLFKKIHGTPCHIGRQAREIRKDKIRSDGKSQKPRSAKDILKDIRLELADAVEKEEFEKAAVLRDKIKMLESGEGKR; encoded by the coding sequence ATGTTGTGCGATATATGTAAGAAAAACGAGGCAACGGTGCACCTTACCGAAGTTGTAAATGAAAATATAACGGAACTGCACATCTGCGAGCAGTGTGCCAGAGCCAAAGGCGCCTCAATGTATCAGCATTTCGGTATAGCGGAGCTTTTGTCCGGCCTTGTAGATATGCCCGATGACATGGTATCCAAGAAAAGCCATATAAACATCAAATGCCCTGCTTGCAACATGAGTTATGATAATTTTAAGAAAATTGGCAGATTCGGGTGCGCGAGGTGTTATGAGACCTTTAGCAGGGCGCTGTTTCCCTTGTTTAAAAAAATTCACGGCACGCCATGCCATATAGGCAGGCAGGCGCGTGAAATCCGCAAAGACAAAATAAGGTCTGACGGGAAATCGCAAAAGCCTCGTTCTGCCAAGGATATCCTTAAAGATATCAGGCTGGAATTGGCTGATGCCGTTGAGAAAGAGGAATTTGAGAAGGCGGCTGTCCTGCGCGACAAGATTAAGATGCTGGAGTCGGGGGAAGGCAAGCGTTGA
- the radA gene encoding DNA repair protein RadA, giving the protein MALKTVFLCQNCGYQSVKWIGKCPECERWNSFVQEHVSGPDGPAVSRGIGDIAGTCPPRKLSDVKISRLLRAATGIGELDRVLGDGLVEGSVVLVGGEPGIGKSTLMLQMSAIMSRDKKILYVSGEESVNQLKLRSERINASFDNFYIVNETNTSLIMSYMKELQPWAVIVDSVQTLYSPGFEQSSGTVTQIKESSALLTASAKALGICVFFVGHITKEGVIAGPKLLEHIVDCVIYFEGQRESSFRVLRAIKNRFGATDEVGIFSMTDQGLKEVKEPSRIFSCRRHNTIPGSCVMAALEGARVILIEVQALVSGSSYGIPRQKAIGFDSNRMLLLAAGLVKNIGINLANYDMFLNVVGGVRVDEPASDLAVCVAICSSFKNKPVRNDTVVAGEVGLCSEVRSVSQVRLRVNEAKRMGFKRFVMPASDLENVIRYKDMELIGVDSVKQALGEVFV; this is encoded by the coding sequence GTGGCTTTAAAGACAGTTTTTTTATGCCAGAACTGCGGATACCAAAGCGTGAAATGGATAGGCAAATGCCCTGAATGCGAACGCTGGAATAGTTTTGTCCAGGAGCATGTTTCAGGCCCTGACGGGCCTGCCGTTTCACGCGGCATAGGCGATATTGCCGGTACCTGTCCGCCAAGGAAACTGTCCGATGTAAAAATAAGCCGGCTTTTGCGTGCCGCTACAGGTATCGGTGAATTAGACCGCGTGTTAGGGGACGGACTTGTTGAAGGTTCTGTTGTTCTTGTGGGCGGCGAACCGGGCATAGGCAAATCAACTCTTATGCTTCAGATGTCGGCAATCATGAGCCGCGATAAAAAGATACTTTATGTAAGCGGCGAAGAATCTGTAAATCAATTAAAGCTAAGGTCTGAAAGGATTAATGCCTCCTTTGACAATTTTTATATTGTCAACGAAACAAATACTTCGCTTATTATGTCTTATATGAAAGAGCTCCAGCCATGGGCTGTTATAGTGGATTCCGTGCAGACGCTTTATAGCCCTGGATTTGAGCAGAGCTCGGGTACTGTAACCCAGATAAAAGAATCGTCAGCCTTGCTAACGGCTTCCGCCAAGGCTTTAGGAATATGCGTTTTTTTTGTAGGCCATATTACCAAAGAAGGTGTTATAGCCGGGCCTAAATTATTAGAACATATAGTTGATTGTGTTATTTATTTTGAAGGGCAAAGGGAATCCAGCTTTAGGGTATTAAGGGCCATCAAAAACCGGTTTGGCGCTACTGATGAGGTGGGGATATTTTCAATGACAGACCAGGGATTGAAAGAGGTAAAGGAACCTTCGCGTATTTTTTCCTGCCGCAGGCACAATACGATTCCGGGTTCCTGCGTGATGGCGGCGCTTGAAGGGGCAAGGGTTATCCTGATTGAGGTCCAGGCCCTTGTATCGGGATCCAGCTACGGCATTCCAAGACAGAAGGCCATTGGATTTGATTCAAACAGGATGCTGCTTCTTGCGGCCGGACTTGTAAAAAATATCGGTATTAATCTTGCCAATTACGATATGTTCCTTAACGTTGTAGGAGGGGTCAGGGTAGATGAACCCGCGTCGGATTTGGCTGTTTGCGTGGCTATTTGCTCAAGTTTTAAGAATAAGCCGGTACGCAACGATACGGTTGTGGCGGGAGAAGTAGGCCTCTGTTCAGAGGTTAGGAGCGTTTCGCAGGTTCGCTTGAGAGTCAATGAAGCAAAAAGGATGGGGTTTAAGAGGTTCGTCATGCCTGCCTCCGATCTGGAAAATGTCATAAGGTATAAAGATATGGAATTGATAGGTGTTGACAGCGTGAAGCAAGCCCTCGGTGAAGTTTTTGTTTGA
- a CDS encoding polymer-forming cytoskeletal protein has translation MQGIRRTRGNTADNEKILDVNATMQGTMIFKDPVNLRINGEFEGKLDTKGTLTIGANAQVKAEIDGEDITIAGRVSGNITATKRISIIPPAQITGDISAPVIGISEGAILNGRCSMSSSLGYTASSAKSRAMALDEVARYLEVDISLIEEWASQKKIPAVKENNAWKFHKQDIDNWLAKEKVGR, from the coding sequence ATGCAGGGCATAAGAAGAACGCGAGGCAATACGGCGGATAATGAAAAGATCTTGGATGTCAATGCGACCATGCAGGGTACCATGATCTTTAAAGACCCTGTAAATCTGCGCATAAACGGTGAGTTTGAAGGCAAGCTGGATACAAAAGGAACGCTTACTATAGGTGCGAATGCCCAAGTCAAGGCTGAAATTGATGGAGAGGATATTACTATAGCCGGCAGGGTTTCGGGCAATATAACGGCTACAAAAAGGATCAGTATTATTCCTCCCGCGCAGATAACTGGCGACATATCGGCCCCGGTAATCGGTATTTCGGAAGGTGCTATTTTAAATGGCAGATGCAGTATGAGTTCATCGCTTGGTTATACTGCTTCTTCTGCCAAATCCAGAGCCATGGCGCTGGATGAGGTCGCGCGCTATCTTGAGGTTGATATTTCACTTATTGAGGAGTGGGCATCCCAGAAAAAGATACCCGCGGTGAAAGAGAACAATGCCTGGAAATTTCATAAACAGGATATTGATAATTGGCTGGCAAAAGAAAAGGTCGGTAGATAG
- a CDS encoding ABC transporter permease: MNIESIYKRFLGRINSSLYYTGGVVVLFLEAVFWAFIPPYRRRQIIEQMYKVGVNSLPIVLLTSLFTGMVLALQSAYQMQRISAQMYIASLVALSMVRELGPVLTALVVAGRVGASITAELGTMKVTEQIDALETLATNPIKYLVVPRFTALVIMLPLLTVYAVFIGIIGGYVVGVFKLHIGSSMYINMTTSPLGAKDLYTGLLKSAVFAIIIAIVSCYEGFRTSGGAEGVGRSTTHSVVTSFILIIAADCLFTALFYFIGR, translated from the coding sequence ATGAATATTGAATCTATATATAAGCGTTTTTTAGGAAGAATAAACTCCTCACTGTATTATACGGGCGGAGTGGTTGTTTTGTTTTTGGAGGCTGTTTTTTGGGCTTTTATACCGCCGTATCGCAGAAGGCAGATAATTGAACAGATGTATAAGGTTGGCGTGAATTCTTTGCCTATTGTTCTGCTTACCTCTTTGTTCACGGGAATGGTTCTGGCACTGCAAAGTGCTTATCAGATGCAAAGGATATCCGCTCAAATGTATATAGCCAGCCTGGTCGCTCTTTCAATGGTGCGCGAATTGGGGCCGGTTCTTACGGCGCTTGTTGTTGCCGGAAGGGTTGGGGCGTCAATAACCGCTGAACTCGGGACAATGAAAGTCACGGAACAGATAGATGCCCTTGAAACCCTTGCCACCAATCCTATCAAGTACCTTGTCGTTCCCAGGTTCACCGCCCTTGTGATTATGCTGCCTCTGCTTACGGTCTATGCTGTTTTCATCGGTATTATAGGGGGTTATGTTGTGGGCGTTTTTAAGCTTCACATAGGTTCCAGTATGTATATAAACATGACGACAAGTCCTTTGGGAGCGAAAGACCTTTATACGGGACTTTTAAAGAGCGCTGTTTTCGCGATAATTATTGCTATCGTCAGCTGCTATGAAGGTTTTCGCACTTCTGGCGGGGCTGAAGGGGTGGGCCGTTCAACCACCCACAGCGTTGTTACGTCTTTTATATTGATCATTGCCGCTGATTGCTTATTTACGGCATTATTTTATTTTATAGGACGTTAG
- a CDS encoding helix-turn-helix domain-containing protein → MSDRLLTLQEAADYLNLTEEEVRELVSEGRIPAYQVGGMYLRFKEEHILALKAELLSDPAAGGVSAAQDKFRKAGHQNKTASRLKDFLYFNDFYIIAIGLILLLLYVIIKVIY, encoded by the coding sequence ATGTCCGATAGATTATTGACGCTTCAGGAGGCCGCTGATTATCTGAATCTTACGGAGGAAGAAGTGCGCGAACTCGTAAGCGAAGGCAGAATACCGGCCTATCAGGTTGGAGGTATGTATCTGCGTTTTAAAGAGGAACATATATTAGCCTTAAAGGCCGAGTTGTTGTCTGACCCTGCCGCGGGCGGAGTATCTGCGGCCCAGGATAAGTTTCGGAAGGCAGGCCATCAAAATAAAACCGCGTCAAGATTGAAAGATTTTCTGTATTTTAATGATTTTTATATAATTGCCATAGGGCTTATCCTTCTGCTTCTCTATGTGATAATAAAGGTGATCTATTAG
- a CDS encoding methyl-accepting chemotaxis protein yields the protein MALIKRKIYLIKKSFQLRYALVISVFILLTALLSSSMTYLAVFPYLSEKLANVYPQGRLIALLRNANAKALISTFMIFPFAIWFGIILSHRVAGPWYKLELVLKKLADGDLNHDIYLRKNDELQSLAHLLNDVIRNLRDVAQANVKYAASIDEAIDGINKELGKEPIDAMKIRLMINSAQDIIRDLKESLRRHKLN from the coding sequence ATGGCGCTGATAAAAAGAAAAATATATCTGATAAAAAAATCTTTTCAGTTACGTTATGCGCTGGTGATATCAGTTTTTATACTGCTTACGGCTCTATTGTCCAGTTCTATGACATATTTGGCGGTATTTCCATATTTGTCTGAAAAACTGGCCAATGTCTATCCGCAAGGCAGGCTTATCGCGCTTCTTAGAAACGCCAACGCCAAGGCGCTTATTTCCACGTTTATGATCTTTCCGTTTGCCATCTGGTTTGGAATAATACTTTCACACCGCGTCGCCGGGCCATGGTATAAGCTGGAACTGGTGTTAAAGAAACTGGCTGACGGGGATTTAAACCACGACATCTATTTGAGAAAGAACGATGAGCTCCAGAGCCTTGCTCATTTGCTTAACGATGTGATACGTAATTTAAGGGATGTGGCCCAGGCCAATGTAAAATATGCGGCAAGCATAGACGAGGCAATTGACGGTATTAACAAAGAGCTCGGCAAAGAACCTATAGACGCGATGAAAATACGGCTGATGATTAATTCGGCGCAAGATATTATAAGAGATTTGAAAGAGTCTTTAAGAAGGCATAAATTGAATTGA
- a CDS encoding protein arginine kinase codes for MDIDNLIKHTSVWLKGIGPESDIAISSRVRLARNIDGLLFVDWSDDQTKSRVIELSRKAVLSSDYMKDAAYVDMSLLSPIDKQFLIERHLISREHAIDTGRKSVFISRGEETSIMVNEEDHLRLQVMQSGIALNEAWDIMVRLEKDIERKIQFAYSDCWGYLTACPTNTGTGLRASVMVHLPAIVMTRQINDLIKAVSKLGLTVRGFFGEGTEAIGNFFQISNQVTMGRGEEETIDNLTRIIKQVVSQERGSREFLKEKKRDIIEDKISRAYATLESAHIITSAETIDLLSLVRLGIGLGIIKDMDARSLNELFILIQPAHLQKMAGKLLPPSERDIKRAEIIKSRLKMEKQ; via the coding sequence ATGGACATAGATAACCTGATAAAGCATACCAGCGTGTGGCTTAAAGGCATAGGCCCTGAATCGGATATAGCGATATCAAGCAGGGTAAGGCTTGCCAGAAATATTGACGGATTGCTGTTTGTTGATTGGTCCGACGACCAGACAAAGAGCCGCGTTATTGAACTTTCCCGAAAGGCCGTATTATCCAGCGACTATATGAAGGATGCGGCGTATGTTGATATGTCACTTTTGAGCCCGATAGATAAACAATTTCTTATTGAAAGACATCTTATCAGCCGTGAACATGCGATAGATACCGGCCGTAAATCGGTTTTTATCTCACGAGGCGAAGAAACCAGCATAATGGTCAATGAGGAGGATCATCTGCGGCTTCAGGTCATGCAGTCCGGTATAGCCCTTAACGAGGCATGGGATATTATGGTCAGGCTTGAAAAAGATATAGAACGAAAAATCCAGTTTGCCTATTCTGATTGCTGGGGTTATCTTACGGCGTGCCCCACAAATACAGGAACGGGCTTGCGCGCTTCCGTTATGGTGCATCTTCCCGCTATTGTTATGACAAGGCAGATCAACGACCTGATCAAAGCGGTTTCAAAATTAGGGCTTACTGTACGCGGGTTTTTCGGTGAGGGCACAGAAGCGATAGGGAATTTTTTCCAGATATCAAATCAGGTCACAATGGGCCGCGGCGAAGAGGAGACTATTGACAATTTGACGAGAATCATAAAGCAGGTCGTTTCGCAGGAAAGGGGCTCAAGGGAATTTTTGAAAGAAAAAAAAAGAGATATAATAGAGGACAAGATATCGCGGGCCTACGCTACGCTTGAAAGCGCGCATATTATTACAAGCGCGGAGACAATAGATCTTTTGTCGCTGGTAAGATTAGGTATCGGTCTCGGCATAATAAAGGATATGGACGCGCGAAGCCTTAACGAACTTTTCATTCTTATACAGCCCGCTCATCTGCAGAAGATGGCGGGAAAGCTATTGCCGCCGTCAGAACGTGATATAAAACGCGCGGAGATAATTAAATCCAGGCTCAAGATGGAGAAACAGTAA
- a CDS encoding ABC transporter ATP-binding protein, whose translation MIDAINLRKAFSGNHVLKDLNLMINTGVTQVIIGRSGCGKSIFLKHIIGIVKPDSGQVIIDGKDITKMTNKELSELRLSFGMLFQGAALFDSLTVAENVGFNLIEHTDLDMVTIYKRVKEALSLVGLYGIEDLMPSELSGGMQKRVGLARAICMRPKIILYDEPTTGVDPIMADAINDLIKMLHDKLEVTSIVVTHDMVSAYKIANDIAMLYDGRIIQRGSPEEIKNTNDPIVKQFVSGASKGPITEGERLGHGI comes from the coding sequence ATGATAGACGCTATAAACCTGCGCAAGGCATTTTCAGGCAATCATGTCCTTAAGGACTTGAACCTTATGATAAATACGGGCGTTACCCAGGTTATTATAGGCCGTTCAGGATGCGGCAAAAGTATTTTTTTAAAACACATTATAGGTATAGTAAAGCCTGATTCCGGCCAGGTTATTATTGACGGTAAAGACATAACGAAGATGACGAACAAGGAATTAAGCGAGTTGAGGTTGAGTTTCGGCATGCTGTTTCAGGGCGCCGCGCTTTTTGATTCTCTGACAGTGGCTGAAAACGTCGGATTTAACCTGATTGAACATACAGACCTTGACATGGTGACAATATATAAAAGGGTAAAAGAGGCGCTGTCTTTGGTCGGACTTTATGGCATAGAAGATTTGATGCCTTCTGAACTTTCGGGCGGTATGCAAAAACGCGTGGGCCTTGCCAGGGCCATATGCATGCGCCCTAAAATTATTTTATATGATGAACCAACAACGGGTGTTGATCCCATCATGGCTGACGCGATTAATGACCTTATCAAGATGCTGCACGATAAATTAGAGGTTACTTCCATTGTGGTGACTCATGATATGGTCAGCGCTTATAAAATAGCCAATGATATTGCCATGCTTTACGATGGCAGGATAATCCAGAGGGGCAGCCCCGAGGAGATAAAGAATACCAACGACCCTATAGTGAAGCAATTTGTATCAGGCGCGTCCAAAGGCCCTATTACGGAAGGGGAACGTTTGGGCCATGGAATTTAA
- a CDS encoding MlaD family protein codes for MKSLEFNVKVGLFILIGLVILTVITFSISDFFFKPGYTIFVELGFANGIQPSAPVRLAGISVGEVKESGVFKDNEGKTMVRLKLWLTDDAKVEEDAQVIINTLGLIGEKYVEIIPGTPSSPLVQDCGVMRGHDSVSVEQITKKGYEIALKLEQAIDHMEGILAQVKSGHGTVGKLIYDETIYNEAETMVKDLKAHPWKLLGGGGRQRVKPTEDKKPVSGPVSNFSPS; via the coding sequence ATGAAATCCTTGGAATTTAACGTAAAGGTAGGGCTTTTTATATTGATCGGGCTTGTTATACTGACAGTTATTACGTTTTCAATAAGTGATTTTTTCTTTAAACCGGGATATACTATTTTCGTGGAGCTGGGTTTTGCCAACGGCATACAGCCGTCGGCGCCCGTCAGACTCGCGGGGATAAGTGTCGGAGAAGTCAAGGAATCCGGTGTTTTTAAAGACAATGAAGGGAAAACCATGGTGAGGTTGAAGCTGTGGCTGACTGATGATGCCAAGGTTGAGGAAGACGCGCAGGTCATCATAAACACATTAGGCTTGATCGGTGAAAAATATGTTGAGATTATACCAGGCACTCCGTCCTCCCCGCTTGTGCAAGACTGCGGTGTTATGAGAGGCCATGATTCGGTTTCTGTTGAACAGATAACAAAGAAGGGCTATGAAATAGCGCTCAAGCTGGAACAAGCCATTGACCACATGGAAGGAATACTGGCGCAGGTCAAAAGTGGTCACGGCACCGTAGGAAAGTTGATTTATGACGAGACCATATATAATGAGGCTGAAACAATGGTCAAGGACCTGAAAGCTCATCCATGGAAACTTTTGGGCGGAGGGGGCAGGCAAAGAGTGAAGCCTACCGAGGATAAAAAACCTGTTTCAGGCCCGGTTTCAAATTTTAGTCCATCGTAA